From a single Mesorhizobium shangrilense genomic region:
- a CDS encoding ABC transporter permease: protein MMTTRILEWLGRLYIWLLLGFLYLPIIIMALMSFNVSPFYQLPFEWTTEWYTSLWQNDQLISATRNSIEIAVITTIICTVLGSAASLALYRYEFRGKKILQALLFPPIAIPWLITGTAMLIFFYGVGIGRGLFAILLGHVALALPYVIVVVSARLQTFAPELEEAARSLGANQWQVTMRVTLPWIMPGVIAGGLFAFAVSFDQFVVSYFLSTPGQTTLPVEIYAAIRKGFTPEINAVSTIIIVVSMALMLLTARFFKFGGEK, encoded by the coding sequence ATGATGACGACCCGCATCCTCGAATGGCTGGGACGCCTCTACATCTGGCTGCTGCTTGGCTTCCTCTATCTGCCGATCATCATCATGGCGCTGATGTCGTTCAACGTCTCGCCCTTCTACCAGCTGCCGTTCGAATGGACGACGGAGTGGTACACGTCGCTGTGGCAGAACGATCAACTTATATCGGCGACCCGGAACAGCATCGAGATCGCCGTCATCACCACCATCATCTGCACGGTGCTGGGATCGGCGGCGTCGCTGGCGCTCTACCGCTATGAGTTTCGTGGCAAGAAGATCCTGCAGGCGCTGCTGTTCCCGCCGATCGCCATTCCGTGGCTGATCACCGGCACGGCGATGCTGATTTTCTTCTACGGTGTCGGCATTGGGCGCGGCCTGTTCGCCATCCTGCTCGGCCATGTCGCGCTGGCGCTGCCCTATGTCATCGTCGTGGTCTCGGCGCGGCTGCAGACTTTTGCGCCGGAGCTGGAAGAGGCGGCGCGCTCGCTCGGCGCCAACCAGTGGCAGGTCACGATGCGGGTGACGCTACCCTGGATCATGCCCGGCGTCATCGCCGGCGGGTTGTTCGCCTTCGCTGTGTCGTTCGACCAGTTCGTCGTGTCCTACTTCCTGTCGACGCCCGGCCAGACGACGCTGCCGGTCGAAATCTACGCCGCGATCCGCAAGGGGTTCACGCCCGAGATCAACGCGGTCTCGACGATCATCATTGTCGTGTCGATGGCGCTCATGCTGCTCACGGCGCGGTTCTTCAAATTCGGCGGAGAGAAATAA
- a CDS encoding ABC transporter permease, producing MMAEGATASRGGLSKALPLLAPAYLWLTVAIFLPLSAMVFFSFMTDLPLSGKPWAFTLGNYAAFFSQSLYLKLLLASLRLGLEVTLWCIVIGYPAAYVLAKVLKGRSREAIFLLVILPFWSNGLVRIFSWAMVLREGGILDTALNAVLPFKINIDLMYSYPAVIIGLVHSYVPYMVLTCYLTLQAIDDSLIEAGRSLGASRLQVLKRVIIPLSMPGLVAGAALIFVPVVGSFMEPRILGGRTGTFYGTVIEDQFVAVFNWPLGAALSFILLAVVLVILAVASPVLRRAA from the coding sequence ATCATGGCAGAGGGTGCGACCGCGTCGCGTGGCGGACTGAGCAAGGCGTTGCCGTTGCTGGCGCCAGCCTATCTCTGGCTGACGGTGGCGATCTTCCTGCCGCTGTCCGCCATGGTCTTCTTCTCCTTCATGACCGACCTGCCGCTGTCGGGAAAGCCGTGGGCCTTCACGCTCGGCAACTATGCCGCCTTCTTCTCGCAAAGCCTCTATCTCAAGCTGCTGCTGGCATCGCTCCGGCTCGGCCTCGAGGTGACGTTGTGGTGCATCGTCATCGGCTATCCGGCGGCCTACGTGCTGGCCAAGGTGCTGAAGGGACGCAGCCGCGAGGCGATCTTCCTGCTCGTCATCCTGCCGTTCTGGTCGAACGGTCTGGTGCGTATCTTCTCCTGGGCGATGGTGCTGCGCGAAGGCGGCATTCTGGATACGGCGCTCAACGCGGTTTTGCCGTTCAAGATCAACATCGACCTGATGTATTCCTACCCAGCTGTCATCATCGGGCTGGTACATTCCTACGTGCCCTACATGGTGCTGACCTGCTACCTCACGCTGCAGGCGATCGATGACTCGCTGATCGAGGCGGGCCGCTCGCTCGGCGCCTCGCGGCTGCAGGTGCTGAAGCGGGTGATCATCCCGCTGTCCATGCCGGGGCTGGTTGCGGGCGCAGCACTCATCTTCGTTCCTGTCGTCGGCTCGTTCATGGAGCCGCGCATCCTCGGCGGACGCACCGGCACCTTCTACGGCACGGTCATCGAGGACCAGTTCGTCGCCGTGTTCAACTGGCCGCTGGGCGCCGCACTCTCCTTCATCCTGCTGGCCGTCGTGCTGGTCATCCTGGCGGTCGCCTCGCCGGTGTTGCGGAGGGCTGCGTGA
- a CDS encoding LysR family transcriptional regulator has translation MARIELSGLQTFLAIAEHGSLRSAARALGVNPPAVSLQLKAFEDRLGTALFTRSTRSVTMTDAGRTLFLSTRHLIGGIEEALDTAREVGKARSGQLRITLPYRAWQLIIAPRLTAFQAAYTDVVLDLSIDEGLVDIVSRGFHAGIRLGDYLQNDMIARRLTPPLDGAYVASPDYVKQHGNPIHPSDLLSHSCIRHRQVSSGRIAEWRFLMEGAEVSVEVAGRLVLNDLRTIVEAARQGLGIGWSLRAGVAEDLRRGDLVEVLPAYSALRPGFFLYFPKPLARLGLLRAFIDHFGTAGLVSEASSSLPGGLQSRNVQWGADDDA, from the coding sequence ATGGCTCGGATAGAGCTCTCGGGCCTCCAGACTTTCCTTGCCATCGCCGAGCACGGATCGCTGCGGTCGGCGGCACGCGCGCTTGGCGTAAATCCGCCTGCGGTCTCGCTTCAGCTCAAGGCTTTTGAAGATCGGCTCGGCACGGCGCTTTTTACCCGCAGCACTCGTTCGGTCACGATGACGGATGCCGGCCGGACGCTCTTTCTCAGCACGCGTCATCTGATCGGCGGCATCGAAGAAGCACTGGACACAGCGCGGGAAGTCGGCAAGGCCCGGTCGGGACAATTGCGCATCACTCTCCCGTACCGGGCGTGGCAATTGATCATCGCGCCCCGATTGACTGCGTTCCAAGCTGCCTACACCGATGTGGTTCTGGATCTTTCGATAGACGAGGGGTTGGTCGATATCGTCTCCCGGGGTTTTCATGCCGGAATTCGGCTAGGCGATTACCTTCAAAACGACATGATCGCGCGGCGGCTGACGCCGCCACTGGACGGAGCCTATGTTGCCTCGCCCGACTATGTGAAGCAGCACGGGAATCCGATACATCCGAGTGATCTGCTGTCGCACAGCTGTATCCGCCATCGGCAGGTTTCTTCTGGACGGATCGCCGAGTGGCGCTTTCTGATGGAGGGGGCAGAAGTTTCGGTTGAGGTAGCCGGGCGACTTGTCCTCAACGATCTGCGGACTATCGTGGAAGCTGCCAGACAAGGCCTGGGTATCGGCTGGTCGCTACGCGCAGGCGTTGCGGAAGATCTGAGGCGAGGGGATCTTGTGGAAGTCCTGCCTGCATACAGCGCGCTTCGTCCCGGTTTCTTTCTGTATTTTCCGAAGCCATTGGCGCGCCTCGGACTCCTCCGGGCCTTTATTGATCACTTCGGGACCGCAGGCCTGGTGTCTGAGGCATCCTCCAGCTTGCCAGGCGGACTGCAATCTCGGAATGTTCAATGGGGAGCTGACGATGATGCTTGA
- a CDS encoding aconitase X, which translates to MMLELTARDQSMLDGEQGPSAAAAMKILVAFSNAVGACSLFDIAGAHIDGCLYHGKAGLDFVERLVEGGGRVQVPTTLNVGSFDLIHPGMVKMPAEEEVPARRLMKAHMELGCQATFTCAPYQTRFRPAFGQQIAWGESNAIVFANSVIGARTNRYGDFIDLCCAMTGRAPAWGLHLSENRRGRVLFELAFEPEPSDSLFVGVGLIIGQASGDRIPVISGLPRPRDEDQLKALGAAAATTGAVALFHAVGITPEAGTIDEAFHGHPPEETIRITRADIDHALAGLSSVPDGAPLSAVSLGTPHFSHEEWMRLLPMLREAAPGRGIPIYVNTGRATLTRLQEEGALAGMEAFGLIPVADTCTYVTSILERLDGVVMTNSGKWAHYAPGNIGVTVAFAEMKDCVRSAAVGHVTRSAS; encoded by the coding sequence ATGATGCTTGAACTGACGGCGCGCGACCAATCCATGCTCGACGGCGAGCAAGGCCCGTCCGCCGCCGCTGCGATGAAAATCCTCGTCGCCTTTTCCAATGCGGTCGGGGCGTGCAGCCTGTTCGACATTGCCGGCGCTCATATCGACGGCTGCCTCTACCACGGCAAAGCCGGGCTCGATTTCGTCGAACGGCTGGTCGAGGGCGGTGGTCGCGTCCAGGTTCCGACGACGCTGAATGTCGGCTCGTTCGACCTCATCCATCCCGGCATGGTGAAAATGCCGGCGGAGGAAGAAGTGCCGGCGCGGCGGCTGATGAAGGCGCATATGGAGCTCGGCTGCCAGGCGACCTTCACCTGCGCGCCTTATCAGACGCGGTTCCGGCCAGCGTTCGGCCAGCAGATCGCCTGGGGTGAATCCAACGCCATTGTCTTTGCCAATTCGGTGATCGGCGCGCGCACCAACCGTTACGGCGACTTCATCGACCTGTGCTGCGCCATGACTGGACGCGCCCCCGCCTGGGGCCTGCATCTCAGTGAAAACCGGCGCGGCCGCGTCCTGTTCGAGCTGGCCTTCGAACCGGAGCCGAGCGACAGCCTGTTCGTCGGTGTCGGGCTGATCATCGGGCAAGCCAGCGGCGACCGTATTCCGGTGATCTCAGGCCTGCCTCGGCCGCGCGACGAAGACCAGCTGAAGGCGCTGGGTGCCGCGGCGGCAACGACCGGCGCGGTGGCGCTGTTCCATGCGGTCGGCATCACCCCGGAAGCCGGGACAATCGATGAAGCGTTCCACGGCCATCCGCCGGAAGAGACGATCCGCATCACGCGTGCGGACATCGATCATGCGCTAGCGGGGCTGTCGAGCGTGCCGGACGGCGCGCCGCTCTCGGCCGTGTCACTGGGCACGCCGCATTTCTCGCATGAGGAATGGATGCGCCTGTTGCCGATGCTGCGCGAGGCAGCACCAGGCAGGGGCATCCCGATCTATGTCAACACCGGCCGTGCGACGCTGACGCGACTGCAGGAGGAGGGGGCGCTGGCCGGCATGGAGGCGTTCGGCCTGATCCCGGTTGCCGATACCTGCACTTATGTCACCTCGATCCTCGAACGGCTCGACGGCGTGGTGATGACCAATTCCGGCAAATGGGCGCACTACGCGCCAGGCAATATCGGCGTGACCGTGGCCTTTGCCGAGATGAAGGACTGCGTCCGCTCGGCGGCTGTCGGGCATGTCACGCGGAGCGCATCATGA
- a CDS encoding aconitase X swivel domain-containing protein — MMLALDAFERAGSFQLAGEAEGEALVFSQPLSFWGGIDAETGDIIDHSHPGLGQNVAGKILVMPSGRGSSSSSSVLAEAIRRGTAPAGILMERPDPILAVGAIVAEFLYAISMPLVVCDIGGIVSGDRVAIGVGGDGRAVVSKV; from the coding sequence ATGATGCTAGCGCTGGATGCCTTTGAAAGAGCTGGCAGCTTCCAGCTGGCCGGGGAGGCGGAGGGCGAGGCGCTGGTGTTTTCGCAGCCGCTCAGCTTCTGGGGCGGCATCGATGCCGAGACGGGCGACATCATCGACCATTCCCATCCGGGCCTTGGCCAGAATGTCGCTGGCAAAATCCTGGTCATGCCGAGCGGGCGGGGGTCGTCGTCTTCGTCGTCTGTCCTGGCCGAAGCGATCCGCCGGGGCACGGCGCCGGCCGGCATTCTCATGGAACGGCCGGACCCGATCCTGGCGGTCGGCGCCATCGTGGCGGAGTTTCTTTACGCGATCAGCATGCCGCTGGTGGTGTGCGACATTGGTGGGATTGTTTCCGGTGACCGGGTTGCGATTGGTGTTGGTGGGGATGGTCGGGCGGTCGTCAGTAAAGTCTGA
- a CDS encoding siderophore-interacting protein yields the protein MSQASANELVCEARLNLRNLPDYMDRITDRLQSFEADASHDGWRIDFRFAFGGASFDMERLVMRANAADRDGLARIKDLLATAVQVYAREENPEIVWTGDLSGETSLAQFREMTVTEVRNLTPHMRRIRFAGEDLSRFAKFGGMHIRMLFPTRDVPDPLWPVLGGNGLPVWPADDRRPVARVYTIRALDVDKGIIDVDFAVHSGESVGAAWAMQATPGMKIGIMGPVGRPVRQAGWYVMGADETGLPALARMLEALPAQTRGVAFVEIADDGERQEIANATGIELHWLTRNGVPAGEDRRLADAVRAVAWPKDVSTFGWFAAEAAAAKVMREHWRGTLGLGRDETLAAAYWRRGAAGLMAG from the coding sequence ATGAGCCAGGCATCGGCGAACGAACTGGTCTGCGAGGCGCGGTTGAACCTGCGCAACCTGCCTGACTACATGGACCGCATCACGGACAGGCTGCAGAGTTTCGAAGCCGATGCTTCGCATGATGGCTGGCGCATCGACTTCCGTTTCGCCTTTGGCGGCGCTTCCTTCGACATGGAACGGCTGGTGATGCGGGCCAATGCGGCCGACCGCGACGGTCTCGCCCGCATCAAGGACCTGCTGGCCACCGCGGTCCAGGTCTATGCCAGGGAGGAAAACCCGGAGATCGTCTGGACCGGCGATCTCTCGGGCGAGACCAGCCTCGCCCAGTTCCGCGAAATGACGGTGACGGAGGTTCGCAACCTCACCCCGCATATGCGTCGCATCCGCTTTGCCGGCGAGGATCTCTCGCGCTTCGCCAAATTCGGCGGCATGCATATCCGCATGCTATTTCCGACCAGGGATGTTCCCGATCCACTGTGGCCGGTGCTGGGCGGCAACGGCTTGCCAGTGTGGCCCGCCGATGACCGGCGACCGGTTGCGCGCGTCTACACCATCCGAGCGCTCGACGTGGACAAGGGCATCATCGACGTCGATTTCGCCGTCCATTCCGGCGAAAGCGTCGGTGCCGCTTGGGCCATGCAGGCAACACCCGGCATGAAAATCGGCATCATGGGTCCGGTCGGCCGCCCGGTGCGGCAAGCGGGCTGGTACGTCATGGGCGCTGACGAAACCGGTCTTCCCGCACTGGCGCGGATGTTGGAAGCCCTGCCCGCGCAGACCCGGGGCGTCGCCTTCGTCGAAATCGCCGATGATGGCGAACGGCAGGAGATCGCCAACGCCACCGGCATTGAGCTGCACTGGCTGACGAGAAACGGCGTGCCGGCGGGCGAGGACCGGCGGCTGGCCGATGCCGTCCGCGCGGTGGCCTGGCCGAAGGACGTTTCGACCTTCGGCTGGTTCGCGGCGGAAGCCGCCGCCGCGAAAGTCATGCGCGAACACTGGCGGGGAACGCTGGGGCTCGGCCGCGACGAGACGCTGGCGGCAGCCTATTGGCGGCGTGGTGCGGCGGGGCTGATGGCGGGTTGA
- a CDS encoding heme/hemin ABC transporter substrate-binding protein, with the protein MMSGENGFGRSGWFQPGKLAAILLLSLSVLAPSCGFKAMAADTVVDALGRTVAPGPAMRILTLGSDVTEIVDALGAGERIVGVDRGSKYPPSVTQKPNVGYRRQLSVEGLAGLRPDLILAAEDSGPPEAVEVLKSLSIPIVFVPEDNSGQGIERKITLIAATLGAEDKGRELAGGVLSSFQAAAELSSKIPQERRKKVVFFHGLVRLSAAGAGTSADAIIRYAGGINPMAVVDGYKAASEEKLIEMAPDVILMMNDGKGGPTADEVFGNRALSATPAAKTKALVVLDGAYMIGFGPRTADAIRDLAQALYPQANSVD; encoded by the coding sequence ATGATGAGCGGCGAGAACGGGTTCGGGCGGTCAGGCTGGTTCCAACCCGGCAAACTGGCGGCGATACTGCTGTTGTCGCTGTCGGTGCTTGCACCGTCCTGCGGCTTCAAGGCGATGGCTGCCGACACAGTTGTCGACGCTCTGGGGCGAACTGTCGCGCCGGGGCCGGCGATGAGAATCCTGACACTCGGCTCCGACGTCACCGAGATCGTCGACGCGCTGGGCGCCGGCGAGCGCATCGTCGGCGTCGATCGCGGCAGCAAGTATCCGCCCTCCGTCACGCAGAAGCCCAATGTCGGCTACCGTCGCCAGCTTTCCGTCGAAGGTCTGGCCGGGCTGCGCCCCGATCTCATCCTGGCGGCGGAGGACAGCGGGCCGCCCGAGGCGGTCGAGGTGCTGAAATCCCTGTCGATCCCGATCGTCTTCGTTCCCGAGGACAACAGCGGGCAGGGCATCGAGCGCAAGATCACGCTGATCGCGGCCACACTTGGCGCCGAGGACAAGGGCAGGGAGCTTGCCGGCGGGGTGCTCTCCTCCTTCCAGGCCGCCGCCGAGCTTTCATCGAAAATACCGCAGGAGCGGCGCAAGAAGGTGGTGTTCTTCCATGGGCTGGTGCGGCTGAGCGCCGCCGGCGCGGGTACCTCGGCCGACGCCATCATCCGCTATGCCGGCGGCATCAATCCGATGGCGGTCGTTGATGGCTACAAGGCGGCCTCGGAGGAGAAGCTGATCGAGATGGCGCCCGACGTAATCCTGATGATGAACGACGGCAAGGGCGGGCCCACCGCCGATGAGGTGTTCGGCAACCGTGCGCTGTCGGCCACGCCGGCAGCGAAGACCAAGGCGCTGGTCGTGCTCGACGGCGCCTACATGATCGGCTTCGGCCCGCGCACCGCCGATGCGATCCGCGACTTGGCACAGGCGCTTTATCCGCAGGCGAACAGCGTCGACTAG
- a CDS encoding TonB-dependent hemoglobin/transferrin/lactoferrin family receptor: MRTTTNTALMASTALAFVLGLCAAPLANAQEQEPEKKGAAAKTDRIGQATTAQNQPTTVLDLITISATMIKTAVIDSMAAISAVDQDDLDRIQPDTAADIFRTTPGVAASMNGDDPATAINIRGLEQYGRVVVTLDGARQDYWRVGHGSGSFYVEPDLIKEATVIRGPVSNAYGSGGIGGVVSFETKDAGDFLKPQEHWALSEKLGYESNGKGFTTSTTGAYRFSDDADVIGNLIYRDRDSYTDGNGATVPWTGERVTSGYLKTTLRPADGHELKLGAILQRYNDQITGSSGSTSPTLSRYDTNTTNQTYTAAYTWKPDDNHLIDLSANAYHNRTRAEQTQVWPANMIGNFRFYDVATTGFNVKNSSRFDAWDIAHTLTYGLDYYFLEGSSEAAHFGAGKQQGYGGFLQWQGDYKEWLQVIAAMRYDGYELDGETRVPLPQQASISGDRWSPRLTVGVTPFEGFQLYGTYAEGYRAPGLQDVFRGGGAHGGSDAYRPNLLLQPEIAKSWEAGINVKYDDVLTAGDRLRAKLNVFHTDVEDYIETNLTVTPRTAINIGDARLKGIEAEAVYDYGWGFLNLSGALIDAKVVSGIYSGQPLNNTPLDRFSATIGFRMLEDQLTIGAQYLGIGEITRTSRTNPKLAPVVDDGFELVNVFANWRINDNAKLDFGIDNVFNTAYTDPQSAWSTTAATEQGKGRTFKVALTGRIGG, encoded by the coding sequence ATGAGAACGACGACCAACACCGCATTGATGGCGAGCACGGCGCTCGCCTTCGTACTCGGCCTGTGCGCCGCACCGCTCGCCAATGCGCAAGAGCAGGAGCCGGAGAAGAAGGGAGCCGCCGCCAAGACCGATCGAATCGGCCAGGCCACGACCGCCCAGAATCAGCCGACGACGGTGCTCGACCTGATCACCATCTCGGCGACGATGATCAAGACCGCCGTCATTGACTCGATGGCCGCCATCAGCGCCGTCGACCAGGACGATCTCGATCGCATCCAGCCCGACACCGCCGCCGACATTTTCCGCACCACGCCCGGCGTCGCCGCCTCGATGAATGGCGACGATCCCGCCACCGCCATCAACATTCGCGGCCTGGAGCAATACGGCCGCGTCGTCGTCACCCTCGACGGCGCCCGCCAGGATTACTGGCGCGTCGGCCATGGCTCGGGCTCGTTCTATGTCGAGCCGGATCTGATCAAGGAAGCCACGGTCATTCGCGGCCCGGTGTCGAACGCCTATGGTTCGGGCGGTATCGGCGGCGTCGTGTCCTTCGAAACCAAGGACGCCGGCGATTTCCTCAAGCCGCAGGAGCATTGGGCGCTGAGCGAGAAGCTCGGCTATGAGAGCAACGGCAAGGGTTTTACCACCAGCACCACCGGCGCCTATCGCTTCAGCGACGACGCCGATGTCATCGGCAACCTCATCTATCGCGACCGCGACAGCTACACCGACGGCAATGGCGCCACGGTGCCGTGGACCGGTGAGCGCGTGACCAGCGGCTATCTGAAGACGACACTGCGCCCAGCCGACGGCCATGAGCTGAAGCTCGGCGCCATCCTGCAGCGCTACAACGACCAGATCACCGGCTCCAGCGGCTCGACCTCGCCGACGTTGAGCCGCTACGACACCAACACCACCAACCAGACCTACACTGCCGCCTACACCTGGAAGCCTGACGACAACCACCTGATCGACCTCAGCGCCAATGCCTATCACAATCGCACCCGCGCCGAGCAGACACAGGTCTGGCCCGCCAACATGATCGGCAATTTCCGCTTCTACGACGTCGCCACGACCGGCTTCAACGTGAAGAACTCCTCGCGCTTCGACGCCTGGGACATCGCCCACACGCTGACCTACGGTCTCGACTACTACTTCCTCGAAGGATCCTCGGAAGCAGCGCATTTCGGCGCCGGCAAGCAGCAGGGTTATGGCGGTTTCCTGCAATGGCAGGGCGATTACAAGGAGTGGCTGCAGGTCATCGCCGCTATGCGCTATGACGGCTATGAACTGGATGGTGAAACCCGCGTGCCGCTGCCGCAGCAGGCCTCGATCTCCGGCGACCGCTGGTCGCCGCGTCTCACTGTCGGCGTCACGCCGTTTGAAGGTTTTCAGCTCTACGGCACCTATGCCGAGGGCTACCGGGCGCCGGGCCTGCAGGACGTCTTCCGCGGCGGTGGCGCGCATGGCGGCAGCGATGCCTATCGGCCCAATCTGCTGCTGCAGCCCGAAATAGCAAAGAGCTGGGAGGCTGGTATCAACGTCAAGTACGACGACGTGCTGACGGCGGGCGACCGGCTGCGCGCCAAGCTCAACGTCTTCCACACCGATGTCGAGGATTACATCGAAACCAACCTGACCGTCACGCCACGCACCGCGATCAACATCGGCGACGCGCGGCTGAAGGGCATCGAGGCTGAGGCCGTCTACGATTATGGCTGGGGCTTCCTGAACCTCTCCGGTGCGCTGATCGACGCCAAGGTCGTCAGCGGTATCTATTCCGGCCAGCCATTGAACAACACGCCGCTCGACCGCTTCTCGGCCACCATCGGCTTCCGCATGCTGGAGGACCAGCTCACCATCGGCGCGCAATATCTCGGCATCGGCGAGATCACGCGCACCAGCCGCACCAATCCGAAACTGGCGCCGGTCGTCGATGACGGCTTCGAACTGGTCAATGTCTTCGCCAACTGGCGCATCAATGACAACGCCAAGCTCGATTTCGGCATCGATAACGTCTTCAACACTGCCTACACCGACCCGCAAAGCGCATGGTCGACCACGGCGGCAACGGAACAGGGCAAGGGCCGCACCTTCAAGGTGGCGCTCACCGGCAGGATAGGAGGCTGA
- a CDS encoding DMT family transporter — MTILPNERALPATGVIVILITVFAMALTDAFVKFSSANLTLWQIYVLRSVIAIPALLLLTRRAVWPSAPGWVALRSASLLLMYLAIYAAIPILDLSVIAASLYTAPLFIVLLSSLVLGEPIARYQWTGIVTGLVGVLLIVRPAASGFSLLPLIPVAAAFLYAIAAIVTRAKCVRETPMTMALWLNVTLLIAGTIASLAIGFAAPLPAYPFLFGSWAAMGTREWQIIAVLAALIIGVSIGLARAYQSPKPQIIATFDYAYLIFAAFWGYVFFGEVPSPLTVTGMALIAFAGVMVLCTASPPEKRQDRPGDPEQSNL; from the coding sequence ATGACCATCCTACCGAACGAACGCGCTTTGCCGGCGACCGGCGTGATTGTCATTCTCATCACCGTGTTTGCGATGGCGTTGACCGACGCATTTGTGAAGTTCTCCAGTGCGAATCTGACGCTTTGGCAGATCTATGTCCTGCGCTCCGTCATCGCGATACCGGCCTTGCTGCTGCTCACGCGCCGCGCGGTCTGGCCATCGGCCCCCGGGTGGGTGGCGCTGCGCAGCGCCTCGCTCCTGTTGATGTATCTTGCGATCTACGCCGCCATCCCCATCCTTGATCTCTCAGTCATCGCGGCCTCGCTCTACACCGCGCCCTTGTTCATTGTGCTGCTTTCGTCGCTCGTGCTTGGCGAACCGATCGCGCGGTACCAATGGACAGGCATCGTGACGGGGCTTGTCGGTGTGCTATTGATTGTACGCCCGGCAGCTTCCGGCTTTTCACTATTACCGTTGATACCTGTTGCCGCCGCGTTCCTCTACGCGATCGCCGCGATTGTCACGCGCGCGAAATGTGTGCGGGAAACACCGATGACCATGGCCCTGTGGTTGAATGTGACCCTGCTGATCGCCGGAACCATCGCAAGCCTTGCCATTGGCTTTGCCGCGCCATTGCCCGCCTATCCCTTCCTGTTCGGCAGCTGGGCCGCCATGGGCACGCGGGAATGGCAAATCATCGCTGTTCTTGCAGCGCTGATCATCGGCGTAAGCATCGGGTTGGCCCGAGCCTACCAGTCACCGAAACCCCAGATCATCGCGACATTCGACTACGCATATCTGATCTTCGCGGCATTCTGGGGCTATGTGTTCTTTGGCGAGGTCCCAAGCCCACTTACAGTTACTGGAATGGCGCTGATCGCATTCGCCGGCGTCATGGTGCTATGCACCGCATCACCGCCAGAGAAACGGCAAGATCGGCCGGGCGACCCGGAACAATCAAATCTGTGA
- a CDS encoding ABC transporter ATP-binding protein translates to MAGVQVSNVSRSFGAHKALDDVSIDFADGGFYALLGPSGSGKTTLLRQIAGFDFPDSGRIAIGGESVERVPVEKRRIGMVFQNYALFPNMSVADNVAFGLSVRGEAKAVIATEVQRALDLVQLGKLGGRRPHQLSGGQRQRVALARAIVTKPRVLLLDEPLGALDKALRVDMQIELKRIQREIGITTIFVTHDQEEALTMSDRIGILRDGRLVQEGPPEEIYDRPQSEFAATFLGDANIFRGDSTGNGIRLPDGTAIAAGAGPTLAAGAKASCAVRPERIRIATDAGASDGHANTLKGQVSKRIFAGNNSTYFVERAGQTLKVIVQNTGADRLAEGQDVVLRWSPESTVLIAAG, encoded by the coding sequence ATGGCCGGCGTGCAGGTATCGAACGTCTCCCGCAGCTTTGGCGCGCACAAGGCGCTGGACGACGTCTCCATCGATTTCGCCGATGGCGGCTTCTATGCGCTGCTCGGGCCGTCCGGCAGCGGCAAGACCACACTGCTCAGGCAGATCGCCGGCTTCGACTTTCCTGACTCCGGCCGCATCGCCATTGGCGGCGAGAGCGTCGAGCGGGTGCCGGTCGAAAAGCGGCGCATCGGCATGGTGTTCCAGAACTATGCGCTGTTTCCCAATATGAGCGTTGCCGACAATGTCGCCTTCGGCCTGTCGGTGCGCGGCGAGGCCAAGGCAGTGATTGCGACGGAAGTGCAGCGTGCGCTCGATCTCGTGCAACTCGGCAAGCTCGGCGGCCGTCGCCCGCATCAGCTCTCCGGCGGTCAGCGCCAGCGGGTGGCACTGGCCCGCGCGATCGTCACCAAGCCGCGCGTGCTGCTGCTCGACGAGCCGCTCGGCGCGCTCGACAAGGCACTGCGCGTCGACATGCAGATTGAGCTGAAGCGCATCCAGCGCGAGATCGGCATCACCACCATCTTCGTCACCCACGACCAGGAAGAAGCGCTGACGATGAGCGACCGCATCGGCATATTGCGCGACGGCAGGCTGGTGCAGGAGGGACCGCCGGAAGAAATCTACGACCGGCCGCAAAGCGAATTCGCCGCCACCTTTCTCGGCGACGCCAACATCTTTCGCGGCGACTCGACAGGCAATGGCATCCGCCTGCCGGACGGCACGGCAATTGCTGCCGGCGCCGGTCCGACGCTTGCTGCCGGCGCCAAGGCCAGCTGCGCCGTGCGCCCCGAGCGCATTCGGATTGCCACTGATGCGGGGGCTTCAGACGGCCATGCCAACACATTGAAGGGCCAGGTTTCGAAGCGCATCTTCGCCGGAAATAACAGCACATATTTTGTCGAGCGCGCCGGCCAGACGCTGAAGGTCATCGTTCAGAATACCGGCGCCGACAGGCTGGCGGAAGGTCAGGATGTGGTGCTGAGGTGGTCGCCGGAGAGCACGGTGTTGATTGCGGCGGGGTAG